Below is a window of Culturomica massiliensis DNA.
AAGAAGGCGAATGTACCCGTTATCCCTATTTATTTTAAAGGCTCTAACAGTTTGCTGTTCCATATGCTGGGCTTGATTCATCCCATGTTGAGAACTGTGAAGCTGCCTTCTGAGTTGCTGAATAAAAAGAATCGGATTATAAAATTGAGAATCGGAAATCCGATTACTGTGGAAACCCAGAATTCTTTTACGGATATTGTACAATACGGTAAATTTTTGCGGGCTAAAACCTATTTGTTGGGTTCTTCTTTGGAAGTGAAAGATTTTTTCTTGAAGTCTCCGAAAGCGGAACCGAAAGCGGAGCCGATAGCTGTTGCTGCGGAAGTCGCTGTACTGAAAAAGGAAATACAGGATATTGCAGAAGATTATCTTCTGTTCAATATGAAAAATTATAGTGTATATTGTGCGCCTTCGATAAAAATCCCCAATATCTTAAACGAAATAGGACGTCTTCGGGAAGTTACTTTCCGCGCAGTGGGAGAGGGTACAAACCGGAGTATCGATCTGGATGAGTTTGATCTTTATTATTTTCATTTGTTTATATGGGATAATGATGCGGATAAAATTGTCGGTGCTTACCGGGTGGGTAAAGGCAAAGAAATTATCGATCGTTATGGAATTAAAGGATTTTATATCAATACGCTTTTTAAAATAAAAAAAGCGATGTTACCGGTATTATACGAGTCGATAGAATTAGGACGTTCGTTTATTGTTGAAGACTATCAGCGTAGACCCTTACCTTTGTTTTTGTTATGGAAAGGAATTTTATATTTTCTGATTAAAAATCCGGAATACCGTTACTTAATAGGTCCTGTAACAATTAGTGGGAAATATACGGACGTTTCGAAAGAATTGATCATGAAATTTATTATCCGGAATCATTATAACAATGAATTGGCACGCTATATCTCTCCTCGTTGTAAATACCGGGTGGAGACAAAGGATCCGGATGTGGATGTTATGTTGGATGCTTCTCAGAACAATATCACCGTTTTGGATAAGATGATCGGCGATATAGAGCCTTCCAGCGATAAATTACCGATTTTGTTAAAGAAATATATTTCGCTGAATGCCCGTATTGTCGGTTTTAATATCGATCCGAAATTTAATATGTGTTTAGATGGCTTATTGATTTTGGATTTGTTCGACGTACCGATGAATACGATTGAATCTTTATCGAAAGAGATAAATGATGATACGATTTTAAGTCGTTTTTCATCCGATAATGTAGAATTATAATGAGTTAAAATTAGGACCGTATGTATGATGTCGTATATATTTTCAGAGGGATGCTGATTGGACTGATGGTTTCGGTTCCGTTGGGTCCTATGGGTGTCTTGATTATTCAGAAAACATTACACAAGGGGGCCTTATCGGGTTTTATCGCCGGAATGGGAGCTGCTTGTGCAGATCTTTTTTATGCGACCGTCGCTGCTTTTGGCTTGGGGTTTGTGATTAATACAATCAAAACTCATGAAGTAATTCTGCAGATTGTAGGGGGGATATTTTTGCTTATTATGGGATTGAATATCTATTTTGCCAATCCTCTGAAACAGATAAAAGCCCGTCGTAGAGTAACGAAAAAAGGATTGTTGGGAGATTTTTTGTCCCTGTTCTTTTTAACCGTATCAAATCCGGTTACAGTAGTCGTTTTTATGGCTGTTTTTGCAGGAACATCTGTATTGGGAGAAACGCCGACCTTTTCAACAGAGATCATGTTGCTGATCGGTGTATTGTTAGGAGGAAGTGCCTGGTGGTATACACTTTCCACAATCGTAAATATTTTCCGGAAAAAGTTTAAATTGAGAGTATTGGTTACAATTAACCGGGTTTCCGGAATTATTATTACGATATTAGGCGGTTTGGTTATTCTTGCTGCGTTCGAACCTTTCCGCTCTATGTTGCCTGCTACTTGATCATCGGCTTTTGATTTACAGCTTTACCATAAATAAGTCTGACAACGCATCGGTTTGTCAGATGATTTACAATAAAAACAGCCGGTTATATTATAATTATTTCCGGTTTTTAGTATGCCAGTGTCTTGAATCTCCCCATTCGCCGAGATTAACACGGCATCCGTAAGAAGCACAACTTTCAATCAGTTGCCGTAATATTTCTTCTGCACCTTCATCCGAAAACGGTTTGTTGGAATAGAGCTTGTAATTTTTCCGGTTGCTTTCCGGGGTTATATTGGGCATGATAACGTTGGCTCCCGCAGCTAAAGCCTTTTCTCTGCCCAGAGAGTCGATGGCTTGTAAGGCCGTTGTTGCAGCGATATTTATATCCGGAATCATAAGTCTTAAAGCAGCGACCATGTGTAAGCTAAGGCGTAATCGCTCTGATATCGGTAGTAGAACTTCCCGGCTTGAATAAAGCGGTGTGTCTTGATGTTCCAGATAAGGTCCCATTCCGACCATGTCGATATCGATAGACTTTAAAAATAATAAATCATTGACCAGATCTTCTGTTGTTTGGAAAGGAAGTCCGATCATTACACCGCTTCCGGTTTGGTAGCCGCATTCCTGCAAATATTCGAGGCATTGGAGGCGGGTAGCAAAATCGTGTAAAGAATCTGCCGGATGGATTTTACGGTAAAGTTGAGAGTTGGATGTTTCGATACGTAAGAGATAACGATGCGCTCCTGCTTCGAACCAACGTTGGTAGGTAGCTTTATCTTGTTCTCCCAGAGAAAGCGTGATGCCGAGTTGATTATTGCTGAGACGTTTTATTTCTTGTAAGAGCCGGGTGATCCGGTTGACATAGGTTTTGTCCGTTCGTTCCCCGCCTTGCAAAACGACTGAACCGTAATTGTGTTGCCAGGCGAAACGGGCTGCCTCCAGAATTTCTTCATCGGTTAGTTCGTATCGGTTTACATTCGGGTTAGAGTGGCGGATACCGCAATATAAACAGTTTTTCCGGCAAATATTCGATATTTCGATTAACCCTCTGAGGTGTACTCCGTTGCCGATAGCCTGATTGCGTTGTGCTGCGGCACGGGTATATAGTTGTTGCTCCTCTTCTCCCTGGCAGGTCAATAAATGTAAAAGTTCTTTTTGATCCATGTCGGTTTTAATTTGTAAGTCTGTTGACTTATTTGATATTTTCGTGGGCTTTTAGAGTACAGATGCTTAAAGTATTGAAATATGTAGTTGATTTTGAACAATTACTTGCATATACCTTTGATCAGGCTTTATTTTATCTTTGAGTGCCCATTCGCTTTTTCGTAACGCTGCAATATTACTAAAAATCTTCGAAGTCCCGTAGTTGATTATCAGGATATCCCTTCTTTACTTCTGTTTTTCCCGATAATTTTTTAAATTTGCTGTTTAAATACGTACTATTTATGAAGAAGGGGTTTTGGTTGGTGTTACTTGCAATATTGTTCGGGGGCGTGATTGTTTATGCCCTTTGGTATATTAATAAGCGTGGCGAATTGCAAAATAACAGCAAAGATTCATTCATCCCTTGCAATTCCGCGTTAGTGATAAATATCAACCCGGGAGTTGCTCTGTCATCCAAAATTAAGACAGCTTTTGCTTCCGATATACAGGAATTGGAAAAATTATTGCTGTACAAGGCTGCTTATGCATTGAACAACAGTGATTTGATTTCTTCCACATCTAAAGTTATGGCCCTCAGAACCGAAGGCAAAGATAAGTTGGTGTCTTTGTTTGTCATGGATAATAAAAATGTTCTTTCCGGAAGTGATATCGTCGATTTTTTGCAAAAGAATTTTGGAAAAAGTGCAGGGACATTCCGGAAATATGATCGTTATAAAATATACAGTTTGCAGGCTGAAAAAGAAGAGATTTTTTATGCTGTAGAAGAAGGTATGGTCTTATTATCTGATTCTGAATTGTATATAGAGGATGCATTAAAACAATTCGAGCAAAAGAGTGAAGGGATTGAGCAACAGGCACAATTTCAGCAAATCAATAAGTATTTTTCGGCTTCAGCCGGTTTGAATGTATTTCTGAATGCCTCTTGTTTCGCCGATTTGTTGCCGATGTTTATACAGACGAAAAAATTATTTCCGCACCTGGATATCGCTTCATGCTTTAGATGGGGAGCTTTGGACGGTGAATTGCAGGAAGATGGAATCGGTCTGAATGGTTTTATGGATTATGCCGGCCTGGAAGCTTCTTTTATGAAGACGCTGGAAGGGCAAAAGCCGGGGGAAGCGGGTATAGATGCAATAATTCCTGCAGATGTAGCGTCGTTTTTTGTATTGAATTTAAGTGATTTTAAGGCTTACCTCACGGCCTTGGACAATTACCGGTACAATGCGGGTTTAATAGAACAAATTCGCAAACGGAAGCAGGAATATACGAAATTGTTGGGGAAAGATTATGAGACTGAGTTGAAAGAGCTTTTGCAAGGCGAATTCGTACTTGTCAATATGGCATTTAATGAAAGAGAGAGCAGGAACGAGGGCATTGTGATTGCAGAGTTGAAATCCGGCGGTTTGTGCAAGACGTGGATCGAGAAAATAATCGGAAACCACGCTCGCCTGACAAATGTGCATCCGGATCGTTATGTACATAAATATGCTGTAGACCGGGAACAGTCATTTACGTATTACACTTGTCCGGAAGAAGATATGCCTGCTGTTTTCTGGGGATATCTTTTCGAAGGAATACCGGCTAAATATGTATTGATACAGGACAATTACCTGATATTCGGTTCCTCAGAGAAAGTAATCGGAGATTTTATCCGAAGCTATGTACATCGCAATTTTATCCGGGATACCGATTGGTTTAAGAAAATCAAAATCAAATTGTCGGCTAAATATAATCTGGCTTATTTTGCAAATACAGAAATGATGATGCCTTATTATAAAGCTGTTGTTAAGAAAGATTGGAAGCAATATATGCAATCACGGGAAGAGGCATTGTCGGTGTTTACGGCTTTGGCTATGCAATGGTCAAATGAGGGAGGAATTTTGTATAATACATCGTTTCTGAGTACCGAAAAGAGCAAAGATCGTAAACAACCGCATCTCCTTTGGCAAACAAAATTGGGCGCAAGGATAAGTATGAAGCCGGTGCCGGTGACCAATCATGTAACCGGAGAAAGAGAGATTTTTGTACAGGATGAAAACAACGATGTCTATTTGTTGAATGATGCCGGACGGGTTTTGTGGCGTTTGGCACTGGGAGAATCGATAAATAGTGATGTTGTTCAGGTCGATGCTTTCTGTAACGGGAAATTGCAATATCTGTTTTCGACGCCCTCCCGGTTACATTTGGTGGATCGTAACGGTGAATATGTTGGCAATTTCCCGGTAACACTGAAAGCTGATACTAAAGCAGGAATGGCGTTGTACGATTATGATAAAAATAAAAATTACCGGATATTTGTCCCTTGTGCGGACCGGCGGGTATATTTGTATGACATTCGGGGGCAATTGATTAAAGATTGGAAAAGTGGGAAGACGGATAAGGATATCGTTACCCGGGTGAATCATTATAGAATCGGGGATAAGGATTATATCGTGTATGCCGATCAATACCGCTTGTATATACAGGATAGAAAAGGGAAGGAGCGGATAAAAATATCCAATGTATTTGACTTGTGGGAAAATACAGAGCTTTACCTGACACGTAGAAACGGTAAAATGGTGTTGGCATTTGCCGGAAAAGACGGGGCTGTAAATATTGTCGACTTTCAGGGAAAAGTAGAAAAGGTAAATTGCATCGGTCCTGCGTCCGGTTTCCATTTCAATGTCGCTGATATAAATGCCGGTTCTGATGTTTTTATATTTACTTCCGGTAATCGTTTGAGTGTTTACGATTTGAATGGAAAATGTCTTTATGAGAAAGAATTGGATGCGGCAGGATTGGATTTCCCTTATGTGTATCGATTTTCAGGAGCCGATGTCCGAATCGGTTTGCTTGATAAAGTAAAGAGTCAGATGATGTTACTGAATTTGAAATCCGGGATGTCAGAGGGTTTTCCGATTAACGGAGATTCTCCTTTTTCCATCATTTTTGCCGATAACGGCAATTTCTATCTTTTTGCCGGTGTTGATAACGGAAGCTTGATTAAATACAAAGTACAGCGGTGATAATATTCTTGTAAATATTTGCATATTTGTTTCTTTTAACATATTTTTGCATCTTAGCATAAAAAGGAATTTGAAATGAAATCTTTGAAAAATCTTTGTGGTGTAATCGTTGTATGTAGTCTTCTTTTCGGTGCTTGTGGGGATGAAGAACTTTTGAAATTCGGTAATATAGAAGAAATTAAGAATTGGAAGCCCAGCTTTGCCCTGCCGGTGGCCTCCGCAACATATACTGTATGGGGACTGGTCGAACAGAACGATCCCGATGCGAATATTGTACTGAAAGAAGACAAGATTGTTATTCGTTATCAGGAAGACAGTATCTATACTTTTGATGTCAAAAAAGTAATCGATTTGCCTGAAACGGTAGCGACTTTAACTGCCCGGGTGCCAATGGGTAGTATCCCTGGCGGTGTTGTTATTCCGGACGAGGGAATTGATATCCGGTTTCCGGAATCCGGATATCAGGAGGAAAATATAGAATTTGAGGATGGAACAATAGACCGGATAGAGGGAAATGTAATTTGCTCCTATGTGTTGCCGGCAATGGGTTTTACATATCGGGTAAAGCTTACATTGGAAAATGTGAAAACAGACGGTGCTCCTGTCGTACAGGATTTTATTGTTGGGCTTGACGGAAAGACGGGAGAGTGGGAGTTGGATGAGGTGGTTTTTGACATGGCGGCGCAGGCAAATAAAATCAAATGGAATGTGTTGATAAGTGTCGACGGTGGTCAGACTATTGCGAATGCAGGAGATTTGTTACTTGCTTTTGAATTGAAAGATGTTCGTTTTACCCGCTTGGAAGGGGGTATTGATCCCCGGGTAATTGATATTGATCCGGGAGAATTTAATTTGGATATCGATTTCTGGAATAACTTCAATGGTGAATTCGGTTTTAATGATGCTAAAATCGAAATGACGGTTACAAATTACGGACTTAAAGTACCCATGTCCGTGAATATGGCATTTACAGCCTATGGTGATGGGAAAGTAAAAGAATTTGCAGGCGATCCGCTGGTATTTTCCGGTTGGAATAACGGTAACGAAGCCCATAAAGAAACACTGGGATACGATAAAAGCAATTCCAATATCAATGATGTACTTTCTTTGCCTCCTAAGGATAAAATTACATACGGAGGAGCGATTACCATCAACCCCGGGAATGGAAAGGTTGTTGTTTTGGGAGATGGGAATGCTAATGTAGACGCTTATATTGAGATCCCTTTGGATTTGAAAGCGAAAAACCTGGTATTTAACGATACTATTGACGTTGATCTGAACGAGAAATTGTCGGATAAGATATTGGAAGCTGCCATACGGATAAAAGCAGAAAACGGTGTGCCGCTTGAGTTGAAGGACGGAAATCTTTTGTTGCTGGATGCAAATCATGCATGTATGGATTCTGTAAAAGTCGATCGGTTTATCGATGCTCCGGTGGTGGGAAACAATGGGGAGGTGACGGTAGCAGAAAGTAATAACCTGATTCGTTTGACTCCGGATAACATCAGTCATATCGATGGTATGAAGTATATCGTAATACAGGTAAAGGCTGCGACGAGTAATAATGGTGATGTCCCTGTTCAGATAAAACCGGATGCTACCATAAAATTGAATCTGATACTTGAAGTCCGGGTTGACGGAGATAAGCTATAACTGATTCGGTGAATTATTATAAATAAAAAGGAACTGCTTCCGAAAAGGCAGTTCCTTTTATTTTTATTGCTTCGATGGTAAATAACTCTGGATTTTAATTGTAGATTTACGATTTTGGATAGAAATCCGTCCGATTTGCGGGAAAATGTCTGCAATTAGAACTTATTTATTCCTCCTCAAAATCTTCGTCATCATGTCTCTTTTTGCCTTCTACAAGGATGACAATTTCACCTTTAACACCTTTTTCCGTAAAATATTCGATTAATTCGGTAAATGTACCCCTTTTAAATTCTTCGAATTTTTTGCTGATTTCCCGGGCAACACAGGCCATCCGGTTTGTACCGAAAATTTCTCCCATCTGTTCGAGTGCTTTTATAAGACGATAGGGCGATTCATAGAAAATCAGTGTCCTGCTTTCTTCGGTAAGAGCAGTCAATCTTTTAATACGTCCTTTTTTCTGTGGTAGAAAACCTTCGAAACAGAAACGGTCACAAGGAAAGCCCGAATTGACAAGGGCCGGAACAAAGGCTGTCGCACCCGGCAGACATTCTGTTTCGATGCCGTGTTCAATACAGGTCCGGGTTAGTAAAAACCCCGGATCGGAAATCCCCGGCGTGCCGGCATCGCTTACCAAAGCTATATTTTCTCCTTTCTCCAGGCGTTCGGCAATTCTTTCGACCTGCTGATGTTCATTGAACTTATGATGAGATTGCAAAGGTGTATTTATATCGTAATGTTTTAACAATGTCGATGTTGTCCGGGTATCTTCGGCCAGGATAAGATTTACCTCTTTTAACAGACGGATGGCTCTTAAAGTCATGTCTTCCAAATTACCGACCGGAGTCGGGATTAAATATAATTTCCCCATTTTACGGTGTTTTATTCTTTTTTAAAGGCGTGTTATTTGTGCTTTCAAAGATAGTTTATTTATCAATAATTGTAAAGTAAAAAAATACTTCTTCTTGCTAAATGTCTTTTATACAATATTTTGAAGATGATATGCAGGTGTTTTTCTAAAAAAAAATAGCTATTTTTTGGTGTGAAATAAAAATGTCGTATATTTGCATCCGCTAAAGCAAATAATGGTCCGTTCGTATAGGGGTTAGTACGCAAGATTTTCATTCTTGTAACACGGGTTCGATTCCCGTACGGACTACAAGAAAAAAGAACACATACGGTCCGTTCGTATAGGGGTTAGTACGCAAGATTTTCATTCTTGTAACACGGGTTCGATTCCCGTACGGACTACACAAAAGAAGTTGAATATTATATATTTGAAGAGATGGCAAATCATCAATCATCAGAAAAAAGAATCAGACAAACTGCGACGAAGAATGCTAGTAATCGTTATTATGCAAAAACAACCAGAAATGCGGTGAAAAAATTGCGTAATACAACTGAAAAAGCTGTGGCTGTAGAGTTGTTGCCGAAAGTTTCATCTATGTTGGATAAATTGGCTAAGAAAAATGTTATTCATGACAATAAAGCATCCAATATAAAATCTAAGCTGGCTTTACACGTCAACAAATTGTAAGAACTTCTTCAAATTCAGATATGAAGAGAGTGTCCTCAAGACACTCTCTAGTTCTTTTTAGGGGTATATCATTGCACTCTTTTTTGTTTCATGGAAAAGTTGTAACTTGTTTATCCAAATTCGTGGTGTTATGGATAGACAATATATCCCGATAAAATCATGGTCAAAAGAGAACAGGCCGAGAGAAAAATTGCAGAAAGAAGGCATTGCGGCTCTGTCGACGTATGAGTTGCTGGCCGTCCTGCTTCGGGCCGGACGGGTGGGGGAATCTGCGTTAGATCTGGCGCGCCGTATACTGGAGGACTGCCATAACGATTTGAATGTTTTGGCTCGTATGAGTGTGAGGGATTTGAGAACGAAGTATAAAGGGGTGGGGGTAGCTAAAGCTGCCGCTATCGTAGTTGCGATGGAAGTCGGTCGAAGAAGGGCGATGGCTGCTGTGGATGTAACGCAATCCCTTTGCTCCAGTATTGAGGTTTTTAATTATATTTCGCCTGTTTTGAAAGATTTGGATCATGAAGAGTTTTGGGTGATCTATTTAAATCGTTCCAACCGGATATTGAGGAGTGAACGATTATCTTCCGGAGGAATGACCGGAACGGTGATTGATGTCCGGATTCTTTTCAGAAAGGCTTTGGAGATGAAATCCAATGCGATTATCATTGTCCATAACCATCCGAGCGGTTCGCTCTGTCCCAGTGAATATGATAAAATGATGACGGCTAAAATCCGGGAAGCAGGGAAATTGTTGGATGTTGTGCTTTATGATCATCTGATTGTCGGAGGGAGTTCTTATTTTAGTTTTGTTGATGAAAATTTGATTCATTTGCCGGAAGTGAAGATAAAAAAGGATAAAAAAATTGAAAAGGATTGAGAAAAGCTGTCAGATCGATTGCGACAATCTGGCAGCTTTTTGTATTGGCAAAGATTTTGCTTAATTTTGTTATTGTCAATGAGAAATAATAATCAAAATTATAAAGATATGGCGGAAGAAAAAGAGAAGAAGGCAAAAGAAACCAAAACAAAAGCCGAAAGTAAATCCGAGACTACAGATCAGTCTGGAAAATGTAAAAATTCTGAACATGAGAATGTTGCAGAAGAAGATGTGAAAACAGAAGAGTTGGAACAACAGCTTGCGGTTGCGAATGATAAATATTTACGGCTATCTGCAGAGTTCGATAACTACCGGAAACGGACGTTGAAAGAAAAAATGGAACTTACGAAAAATGCAGGCGAAAAAATATTGTCGGACATATTGCCCGTTGTGGATAATTTGGAAAGAGCATTGGCAAGTATGGAGCAATCGGATGA
It encodes the following:
- the hydE gene encoding [FeFe] hydrogenase H-cluster radical SAM maturase HydE; this translates as MSNKSTDLQIKTDMDQKELLHLLTCQGEEEQQLYTRAAAQRNQAIGNGVHLRGLIEISNICRKNCLYCGIRHSNPNVNRYELTDEEILEAARFAWQHNYGSVVLQGGERTDKTYVNRITRLLQEIKRLSNNQLGITLSLGEQDKATYQRWFEAGAHRYLLRIETSNSQLYRKIHPADSLHDFATRLQCLEYLQECGYQTGSGVMIGLPFQTTEDLVNDLLFLKSIDIDMVGMGPYLEHQDTPLYSSREVLLPISERLRLSLHMVAALRLMIPDINIAATTALQAIDSLGREKALAAGANVIMPNITPESNRKNYKLYSNKPFSDEGAEEILRQLIESCASYGCRVNLGEWGDSRHWHTKNRK
- a CDS encoding LysE family translocator, which translates into the protein MYDVVYIFRGMLIGLMVSVPLGPMGVLIIQKTLHKGALSGFIAGMGAACADLFYATVAAFGLGFVINTIKTHEVILQIVGGIFLLIMGLNIYFANPLKQIKARRRVTKKGLLGDFLSLFFLTVSNPVTVVVFMAVFAGTSVLGETPTFSTEIMLLIGVLLGGSAWWYTLSTIVNIFRKKFKLRVLVTINRVSGIIITILGGLVILAAFEPFRSMLPAT
- a CDS encoding WD40 repeat domain-containing protein, whose product is MKKGFWLVLLAILFGGVIVYALWYINKRGELQNNSKDSFIPCNSALVININPGVALSSKIKTAFASDIQELEKLLLYKAAYALNNSDLISSTSKVMALRTEGKDKLVSLFVMDNKNVLSGSDIVDFLQKNFGKSAGTFRKYDRYKIYSLQAEKEEIFYAVEEGMVLLSDSELYIEDALKQFEQKSEGIEQQAQFQQINKYFSASAGLNVFLNASCFADLLPMFIQTKKLFPHLDIASCFRWGALDGELQEDGIGLNGFMDYAGLEASFMKTLEGQKPGEAGIDAIIPADVASFFVLNLSDFKAYLTALDNYRYNAGLIEQIRKRKQEYTKLLGKDYETELKELLQGEFVLVNMAFNERESRNEGIVIAELKSGGLCKTWIEKIIGNHARLTNVHPDRYVHKYAVDREQSFTYYTCPEEDMPAVFWGYLFEGIPAKYVLIQDNYLIFGSSEKVIGDFIRSYVHRNFIRDTDWFKKIKIKLSAKYNLAYFANTEMMMPYYKAVVKKDWKQYMQSREEALSVFTALAMQWSNEGGILYNTSFLSTEKSKDRKQPHLLWQTKLGARISMKPVPVTNHVTGEREIFVQDENNDVYLLNDAGRVLWRLALGESINSDVVQVDAFCNGKLQYLFSTPSRLHLVDRNGEYVGNFPVTLKADTKAGMALYDYDKNKNYRIFVPCADRRVYLYDIRGQLIKDWKSGKTDKDIVTRVNHYRIGDKDYIVYADQYRLYIQDRKGKERIKISNVFDLWENTELYLTRRNGKMVLAFAGKDGAVNIVDFQGKVEKVNCIGPASGFHFNVADINAGSDVFIFTSGNRLSVYDLNGKCLYEKELDAAGLDFPYVYRFSGADVRIGLLDKVKSQMMLLNLKSGMSEGFPINGDSPFSIIFADNGNFYLFAGVDNGSLIKYKVQR
- a CDS encoding nucleotide exchange factor GrpE, which gives rise to MAEEKEKKAKETKTKAESKSETTDQSGKCKNSEHENVAEEDVKTEELEQQLAVANDKYLRLSAEFDNYRKRTLKEKMELTKNAGEKILSDILPVVDNLERALASMEQSDDIDAIREGIKLIYAGFKDFLGRNGVKEIDCQNNVFNTDEHEAVTKIPAPTPDLKGKVVDCIQKGYKLNDKVMRFAKVVVGE
- the rsmI gene encoding 16S rRNA (cytidine(1402)-2'-O)-methyltransferase, translating into MGKLYLIPTPVGNLEDMTLRAIRLLKEVNLILAEDTRTTSTLLKHYDINTPLQSHHKFNEHQQVERIAERLEKGENIALVSDAGTPGISDPGFLLTRTCIEHGIETECLPGATAFVPALVNSGFPCDRFCFEGFLPQKKGRIKRLTALTEESRTLIFYESPYRLIKALEQMGEIFGTNRMACVAREISKKFEEFKRGTFTELIEYFTEKGVKGEIVILVEGKKRHDDEDFEEE
- the rpsT gene encoding 30S ribosomal protein S20 encodes the protein MANHQSSEKRIRQTATKNASNRYYAKTTRNAVKKLRNTTEKAVAVELLPKVSSMLDKLAKKNVIHDNKASNIKSKLALHVNKL
- the radC gene encoding RadC family protein → MDRQYIPIKSWSKENRPREKLQKEGIAALSTYELLAVLLRAGRVGESALDLARRILEDCHNDLNVLARMSVRDLRTKYKGVGVAKAAAIVVAMEVGRRRAMAAVDVTQSLCSSIEVFNYISPVLKDLDHEEFWVIYLNRSNRILRSERLSSGGMTGTVIDVRILFRKALEMKSNAIIIVHNHPSGSLCPSEYDKMMTAKIREAGKLLDVVLYDHLIVGGSSYFSFVDENLIHLPEVKIKKDKKIEKD
- a CDS encoding lysophospholipid acyltransferase family protein translates to MNLIETSDLLKASDGLNRFGGSLVARMVMYIMRLNKINKLYSDVYDEDPNAFLDRLIEALGVTIEINEEDFQKIPADGAFITISNHPFGGLDGIILIKLLSKVRPDYKVMANFLLKKIVPIKDYFLGVNPFENRKSISSTGGIKEALRHLSEGKPLGLFPAGEVSAYQADSNNVEDKEWGPSVLKLIKKANVPVIPIYFKGSNSLLFHMLGLIHPMLRTVKLPSELLNKKNRIIKLRIGNPITVETQNSFTDIVQYGKFLRAKTYLLGSSLEVKDFFLKSPKAEPKAEPIAVAAEVAVLKKEIQDIAEDYLLFNMKNYSVYCAPSIKIPNILNEIGRLREVTFRAVGEGTNRSIDLDEFDLYYFHLFIWDNDADKIVGAYRVGKGKEIIDRYGIKGFYINTLFKIKKAMLPVLYESIELGRSFIVEDYQRRPLPLFLLWKGILYFLIKNPEYRYLIGPVTISGKYTDVSKELIMKFIIRNHYNNELARYISPRCKYRVETKDPDVDVMLDASQNNITVLDKMIGDIEPSSDKLPILLKKYISLNARIVGFNIDPKFNMCLDGLLILDLFDVPMNTIESLSKEINDDTILSRFSSDNVEL